In Burkholderiales bacterium, the following proteins share a genomic window:
- a CDS encoding DoxX family protein, which yields MEDAGKLVLRLTLGILILLHGIAKLKGGVVGISGMVAGIGLPSWVGYGVYIGEVLAPIMLIVGFYSRVGAFIIFINMIFAVVLSHRPDLFMLNAKTGGYALELQAMFMFVALALTFMTPGRYALTKRY from the coding sequence ATGGAAGATGCCGGTAAGCTCGTATTGCGTCTGACTCTGGGGATTCTGATCCTGCTGCACGGGATCGCCAAGCTCAAAGGCGGTGTGGTCGGTATTTCCGGCATGGTCGCCGGCATCGGCCTGCCCTCATGGGTCGGTTACGGCGTGTATATCGGCGAAGTGCTCGCGCCGATCATGCTGATCGTCGGGTTCTACTCGCGTGTCGGCGCGTTCATCATCTTCATCAACATGATCTTCGCCGTGGTGCTTTCGCACCGTCCCGATCTGTTCATGCTCAACGCGAAGACCGGCGGCTACGCGCTCGAGCTGCAGGCGATGTTCATGTTCGTCGCGCTGGCGCTCACGTTCATGACGCCCGGCCGCTACGCGCTCACCAAGCGCTACTGA
- a CDS encoding SH3 domain-containing protein, whose protein sequence is MTRLLVFVALLSVSLALPAAEPERKLPLVDEGASDVSWLRFKKRVSDAIASRDKQFLLSILDRNVRNQSEKTRGIAEFRKQWELDTADTPVWRELQTALQLGSAYVKRDTGGRELCAPYLLGKWPPDVHPFDHAVVISRDSTVQAEPSTSSAALGRLSYDIVEVNDWEIDDRKDPKQKWVKIRHANRDGYVLEEHVRSPVEHAACFVKAGNAWRMTGFAPAGGE, encoded by the coding sequence ATGACCCGTCTCCTCGTTTTCGTCGCGCTTCTTTCGGTATCGCTCGCGCTGCCCGCCGCGGAGCCGGAGCGCAAGCTTCCGCTCGTCGACGAAGGCGCGAGCGACGTGTCGTGGCTGCGTTTCAAGAAGCGCGTATCCGACGCGATCGCGAGCCGCGACAAGCAGTTCCTGCTCTCCATCCTCGACAGGAACGTGCGCAACCAGAGCGAGAAGACGCGCGGAATCGCCGAGTTCCGCAAGCAGTGGGAGCTCGACACCGCCGACACCCCGGTGTGGCGCGAGCTCCAGACCGCGCTCCAGCTCGGCAGCGCTTACGTGAAGCGCGACACGGGCGGACGCGAGCTGTGCGCGCCTTACCTGCTCGGCAAGTGGCCGCCCGACGTGCACCCGTTCGATCACGCGGTCGTCATCTCGCGCGACTCCACCGTGCAGGCCGAGCCCAGCACCTCGTCCGCCGCGCTCGGGCGTCTCTCCTACGACATCGTCGAGGTGAACGACTGGGAGATCGACGACCGCAAGGATCCGAAGCAGAAGTGGGTGAAGATCCGCCACGCCAACCGCGACGGCTACGTGCTCGAAGAGCACGTGCGCAGCCCGGTCGAGCACGCGGCGTGCTTCGTCAAAGCGGGCAATGCGTGGCGGATGACGGGGTTTGCGCCGGCGGGCGGCGAGTGA
- a CDS encoding DUF4124 domain-containing protein: MKALATVIGTLLVSFAAPAAQTLYKSTMPDGKIVYGEAPVPGAKRVDTIEPPPAKTGVSAATDAEKARAAQAAAKASAGASSPALSDARQALQKAEAARDAGKEPLPGERLGTAGGASRLTEAYFERQKALEIGVEVARKRVQDLEKK; this comes from the coding sequence ATGAAAGCGCTTGCGACCGTCATCGGCACCCTGCTCGTAAGCTTCGCCGCACCCGCGGCGCAGACCCTTTACAAGTCCACCATGCCCGACGGCAAGATCGTCTACGGGGAAGCCCCGGTCCCCGGCGCGAAGCGCGTGGATACCATCGAGCCGCCGCCCGCCAAGACCGGCGTCAGCGCCGCGACGGACGCCGAGAAAGCGCGCGCGGCGCAGGCTGCGGCCAAGGCGAGCGCAGGGGCGAGCTCGCCCGCGCTGAGCGACGCGCGCCAGGCGCTGCAGAAAGCCGAAGCGGCCCGCGACGCCGGCAAGGAGCCCTTACCGGGCGAGCGCCTCGGCACCGCCGGCGGCGCCAGCCGCCTCACCGAAGCGTATTTCGAGCGGCAGAAGGCGCTGGAGATCGGGGTGGAGGTGGCACGCAAGCGCGTGCAGGACCTGGAGAAGAAGTGA
- a CDS encoding c-type cytochrome, producing MTLLPRAAALVALVCASILPLAAQQDAPSKTLLPGPGAALTMAKCSLCHDITHVTRSKLTRDEWDDNIKVMIARGMPIRPDEIAVVLEYLSTYYNRDKPPPAAAAAAAAEDTPPVRHGCVACHALDNRVIGPSFREIAARYRGDAGAATRLAAKVKDGGAGAWGAVPMPAHPQLAAADIESLVAWVLQQ from the coding sequence GTGACGCTCCTCCCGCGCGCGGCGGCGCTCGTCGCGCTCGTGTGCGCATCGATCCTGCCGCTGGCCGCACAGCAGGATGCGCCTTCGAAGACCCTGCTGCCGGGCCCCGGCGCGGCGCTGACGATGGCGAAGTGCTCGCTGTGCCACGACATCACCCATGTCACGCGCTCGAAGCTCACGCGCGACGAGTGGGACGACAACATCAAGGTGATGATCGCCCGCGGCATGCCGATACGGCCGGACGAGATCGCCGTCGTGCTCGAGTATCTCTCGACGTACTACAACCGCGACAAACCGCCGCCCGCCGCGGCGGCGGCCGCCGCTGCCGAAGACACGCCGCCGGTTCGCCACGGCTGCGTGGCGTGTCATGCGCTCGACAACAGGGTGATCGGACCGTCCTTCAGGGAGATCGCGGCGCGCTATCGAGGCGACGCCGGCGCGGCGACGCGGCTCGCGGCCAAGGTGAAGGACGGAGGCGCCGGTGCGTGGGGCGCGGTCCCGATGCCGGCACATCCGCAGCTCGCGGCGGCCGACATCGAGAGCCTCGTGGCGTGGGTGCTGCAGCAGTAG
- a CDS encoding DUF4142 domain-containing protein, giving the protein MTQVLGRSLFAVLALVLSFGAYAADKKADSGKVSKGDKSFIMDAANDGLAEVELGKIAQQNAASEDVKKFAQRMVDDHSAAGKELEPIAAKLGVTPPSAPQGKHAKLVKDLSKKTGAKFDKDYADAMVKDHKKAVKMFEKESQKAESAELRDFASKTLPKLQEHLKMAQDLQAGMKKTKKKS; this is encoded by the coding sequence ATGACGCAGGTTCTGGGCAGGTCCCTTTTTGCAGTCCTCGCGCTCGTTTTATCCTTCGGCGCGTATGCCGCCGACAAGAAGGCGGACTCGGGCAAGGTCTCGAAAGGCGACAAGAGCTTCATCATGGACGCGGCCAACGACGGTCTCGCCGAGGTCGAGCTCGGCAAGATCGCGCAGCAGAACGCGGCGAGCGAGGACGTCAAGAAGTTCGCGCAGCGCATGGTCGACGACCACAGCGCCGCAGGCAAGGAGCTCGAGCCGATCGCGGCCAAGCTCGGCGTGACGCCGCCGTCCGCGCCGCAGGGCAAGCACGCGAAGCTCGTCAAGGATCTCTCGAAGAAGACGGGCGCCAAGTTCGACAAGGACTACGCCGACGCGATGGTCAAGGACCACAAGAAGGCGGTGAAGATGTTCGAGAAGGAGTCGCAAAAAGCCGAATCGGCGGAGCTGCGCGACTTCGCGTCCAAGACGCTGCCCAAGCTTCAGGAGCACCTCAAGATGGCGCAGGACCTTCAGGCGGGCATGAAGAAGACGAAGAAGAAGTCTTAG
- a CDS encoding metallophosphoesterase family protein, with the protein MSRASLSSRHSSKKVGVISDTHGLLRPEAVAALRGSEVIIHAGDIGSPAVLEDLAKIAPVFAVRGNNDRDDWARALPLTDVVEVGGLLVYLLHDIADLDLDPAAAGMSAVITGHSHKPLAETRDGVLFLNPGSAGPRRFNLPIAVARLSVVDGRLGSEIVHLG; encoded by the coding sequence ATGTCACGCGCCTCTCTATCCAGCCGTCATTCTAGCAAGAAGGTCGGCGTCATCTCCGACACTCACGGTCTGCTGCGTCCCGAGGCCGTCGCTGCGCTGCGGGGCTCGGAGGTCATCATACATGCCGGGGACATCGGCAGTCCCGCCGTCCTCGAGGACCTGGCGAAGATCGCGCCGGTGTTCGCGGTGCGCGGCAACAACGACCGGGACGACTGGGCGCGGGCGCTGCCGCTGACCGACGTCGTCGAAGTCGGCGGCCTGCTGGTTTACCTGCTGCACGACATCGCCGATCTCGACCTCGATCCCGCTGCGGCCGGCATGTCCGCGGTGATCACCGGGCACTCTCACAAGCCGCTCGCCGAAACGCGCGACGGCGTGCTGTTCCTCAATCCGGGCAGCGCCGGGCCGCGGCGGTTCAATCTGCCGATTGCAGTCGCACGCCTGTCGGTGGTCGACGGGCGACTCGGATCGGAGATCGTGCACCTGGGTTGA
- a CDS encoding VWA domain-containing protein — protein sequence MSFIWPHLLWLLAAVPLVVAGYLYVLRRKAQSAARYASLAMLREAAQRTPPYRRHVPPVLFLLALIAMIVAAARPTAIISLPTAHETVILAMDVSGSMRATDVQPNRLAAAQAAARTFVEEQPRSTRIGVVAFAATALVVQHPTLNREEITQAIDRLQLQRGTAVGSAIVVSLAAIFPEEGITLESVTGDGKKRPALATIDPKTGMEKPAFKPVPPGSYGSAAVVLLTDGQRTTGPDAMEAARAAADRGVRVYTVGIGTPDGEIMGFEGWRMRVKLDEDTLKNVAMITHGEYFYAGTATDLKKVYKSLNARFTLEKKETEITAVFSALAAVFAVASALLSLAWFNRIL from the coding sequence ATGAGCTTCATCTGGCCGCACCTGCTCTGGCTGCTCGCCGCCGTGCCGCTCGTCGTCGCGGGCTATCTCTACGTGCTCCGGCGCAAGGCGCAGTCCGCGGCGCGGTATGCGAGCCTGGCGATGCTGCGCGAAGCCGCGCAGCGCACGCCGCCGTACCGCCGTCACGTGCCGCCGGTGCTGTTCCTCCTCGCGCTGATCGCCATGATCGTCGCCGCGGCGAGACCGACCGCGATCATCAGCCTGCCGACCGCACACGAGACCGTGATCCTCGCGATGGACGTCTCGGGCAGCATGCGCGCGACCGACGTGCAGCCCAACCGCCTCGCGGCGGCGCAGGCGGCCGCGAGGACGTTCGTCGAGGAGCAGCCGCGCAGCACGCGCATCGGCGTCGTCGCGTTCGCCGCGACCGCGCTCGTCGTGCAGCACCCCACGCTCAACCGCGAAGAGATCACCCAGGCGATCGACCGCCTCCAGCTCCAGCGCGGCACCGCGGTCGGCAGCGCGATCGTGGTGTCGCTCGCCGCGATCTTTCCGGAGGAAGGCATCACGCTCGAATCGGTGACCGGCGACGGCAAGAAGCGGCCGGCGCTCGCCACGATCGATCCCAAGACCGGCATGGAAAAACCCGCGTTCAAGCCGGTGCCGCCGGGTTCGTACGGATCGGCCGCGGTCGTGCTGCTCACCGACGGCCAGCGCACGACCGGACCCGACGCGATGGAGGCGGCGCGCGCAGCCGCCGACCGCGGCGTTCGCGTCTATACCGTGGGCATCGGCACGCCCGACGGCGAGATCATGGGTTTCGAAGGCTGGCGCATGCGCGTGAAGCTCGACGAGGACACGCTGAAGAACGTCGCGATGATCACCCACGGCGAGTACTTCTACGCCGGCACCGCGACCGACCTGAAAAAGGTCTACAAATCGCTCAACGCACGCTTCACGCTGGAGAAGAAAGAGACCGAGATCACGGCCGTGTTCTCGGCGCTCGCCGCGGTATTCGCGGTCGCCAGCGCGCTGCTGTCGCTGGCGTGGTTCAACAGGATCCTGTAG
- a CDS encoding biotin/lipoyl-binding carrier protein, whose protein sequence is MARIEVKSEITGTVWQVKASVGDKVEEGDTLVVIESMKMEIPVITEDAGTVKEILVKEKDPIAEGQVVAILED, encoded by the coding sequence ATGGCACGGATCGAAGTCAAGTCGGAGATCACCGGCACGGTGTGGCAGGTCAAGGCGAGCGTCGGCGACAAGGTGGAAGAAGGCGACACCCTGGTGGTGATCGAGTCGATGAAGATGGAGATTCCCGTCATCACCGAAGACGCGGGAACGGTGAAGGAGATCCTCGTGAAGGAGAAAGACCCCATCGCCGAGGGTCAGGTCGTCGCGATACTCGAAGACTGA
- a CDS encoding alpha/beta fold hydrolase → MPTHDRPIEIHVDGGHIAGTLIAPQTTIPGVLCVHGWGGSQQQYLARAREIAALGCVSLTFDLRGHARTEPQQSSVSREDNLNDSLAAYDELVDHPAVDAESIAVVGSSYGGYLAALLTTLRPVRWLALRVPALYEDDGWDLPKKQLHKVSDLHAYRRRPVRPSENRALAACAMFKGDVLIVESENDDIVPHRTIENYVEACTHAHSLTYRVISGADHGLTQPAMQRAYTELVVSWLTEMVFGARAGASTAQGSARMGAATPEREPHPG, encoded by the coding sequence ATGCCGACGCATGACCGCCCGATAGAGATCCACGTCGACGGCGGCCACATCGCCGGCACGCTGATCGCGCCGCAGACCACGATACCGGGCGTGCTGTGCGTGCACGGCTGGGGCGGCAGCCAGCAGCAGTATCTCGCGCGCGCGCGAGAGATCGCGGCACTGGGCTGCGTCTCGCTCACGTTCGACCTGCGCGGGCACGCGCGTACCGAGCCGCAGCAATCGAGCGTCTCGCGCGAAGACAATCTCAACGACAGCCTCGCCGCTTACGACGAGCTCGTCGATCATCCCGCGGTCGATGCGGAATCGATCGCGGTCGTCGGCAGCAGCTACGGCGGCTACCTCGCGGCGCTGCTCACCACGCTGCGCCCGGTGCGCTGGCTCGCGCTGCGCGTCCCGGCGCTGTACGAGGACGACGGCTGGGACCTGCCGAAGAAGCAGCTCCACAAGGTGTCGGACCTGCACGCCTATCGCCGCCGTCCGGTGCGTCCCAGCGAGAACCGCGCGCTCGCGGCGTGCGCCATGTTCAAGGGCGACGTGCTCATCGTCGAATCCGAGAACGACGACATCGTTCCCCACCGCACGATCGAGAACTACGTCGAAGCGTGCACGCACGCCCATTCGCTCACCTACCGCGTCATCTCGGGCGCCGACCACGGTCTCACGCAGCCGGCGATGCAGCGCGCCTATACCGAGCTCGTGGTGAGCTGGCTGACCGAAATGGTGTTCGGCGCCCGGGCGGGCGCGAGCACCGCGCAAGGCAGCGCGCGCATGGGCGCGGCGACGCCGGAGCGCGAGCCGCATCCCGGCTGA
- a CDS encoding DUF3182 family protein produces MGPARIARRRAATLTAAPHRAGLRIVVSYSGGDAYNPRSHECVTRMKLASRLAALKGCGFGGEFDRSAAYACEVYYVPSRTIVGCDAAAALGIRGAHDLFGGVVPHAFVGTKSITHPLIDADARAPHGWSHAFSQAVSDAVLEGYSAFAGDDAMRAGVRLLQSGAVRVKPALALGGRGQTVVETQAALHEALQRIDPGELEDCGVVLERNLADVETYSVGHVEVGDLEASYVGTQSLAVDNRGLEVYGGSDLLVARGGFDALLALDISPAMKRAAERAQVYDAAAHACFPGFFASRRNYDVVEGRDAQGHPRTGVLEQSWRAGGASGAEIAAIEWFASRPRSRAVRAWCAEVYGADAVAPDGAVVYFSGVDDEVGYITKYTMLEPYADA; encoded by the coding sequence ATGGGCCCTGCTCGTATCGCGAGGCGGCGTGCCGCGACGCTCACGGCGGCACCACACCGCGCGGGACTCCGCATCGTCGTGTCGTATTCGGGCGGCGACGCTTACAACCCGCGGTCGCACGAGTGCGTCACCCGCATGAAGCTCGCTTCAAGGCTCGCCGCGCTGAAAGGCTGCGGCTTCGGCGGCGAGTTCGACCGCTCGGCGGCCTATGCCTGCGAGGTGTACTACGTGCCGAGTCGGACGATCGTCGGCTGCGACGCGGCCGCGGCGCTCGGCATCCGCGGCGCGCACGATCTCTTCGGCGGCGTGGTGCCGCATGCGTTCGTCGGCACCAAGAGCATCACGCACCCGCTGATCGACGCGGACGCGCGCGCGCCGCACGGCTGGTCGCACGCGTTCTCGCAGGCGGTGTCGGATGCGGTGCTCGAAGGCTATTCGGCCTTTGCGGGCGACGACGCGATGCGCGCGGGCGTGCGCCTTCTCCAGTCCGGTGCGGTACGCGTCAAACCCGCGCTCGCGCTCGGCGGACGCGGCCAGACGGTCGTGGAGACGCAGGCGGCGCTGCACGAGGCGCTGCAGCGCATCGATCCCGGTGAGCTCGAGGACTGCGGCGTCGTGCTCGAGCGCAACCTCGCGGACGTCGAGACCTACAGCGTCGGCCACGTCGAAGTCGGCGATCTCGAAGCGTCCTACGTCGGCACCCAGAGCCTCGCCGTCGACAACCGCGGCCTCGAAGTCTACGGCGGCTCCGACCTCCTCGTCGCGCGAGGCGGTTTCGACGCGCTCCTCGCCCTCGACATCTCGCCGGCGATGAAGCGCGCCGCGGAAAGAGCGCAGGTGTACGACGCGGCCGCGCACGCGTGTTTCCCGGGCTTCTTCGCGTCGCGCCGCAACTACGACGTCGTCGAAGGACGCGATGCGCAGGGCCATCCGCGCACCGGCGTGCTCGAGCAATCGTGGCGTGCGGGCGGCGCGAGCGGTGCCGAGATCGCCGCGATCGAATGGTTCGCGAGCCGGCCGCGCTCGCGCGCGGTGCGCGCGTGGTGCGCCGAGGTCTACGGCGCGGATGCCGTTGCGCCCGACGGCGCAGTGGTGTACTTCAGCGGTGTCGACGACGAGGTCGGCTACATCACCAAGTACACGATGCTGGAACCGTATGCCGACGCATGA
- a CDS encoding sulfite oxidase, with the protein MRRAPDNPSRREAIAALGALGIAGALPKIAFAQEAKPPADPAGTIPNAKVMAEKDPAMRMHSERPLTASVTAEYLNDDVTPTPRHFVRNNLYTPDFDEAKHTVEIAGLVDKPLRLTVAELRSGFPQVSTQAMLECAGSGRTGFNPLPRGTPWPASGGMSCSRWTGVRLADVLRAAGVQPGAVHIAFTGADFGALPTIPKVARSIPLGKALERHTLLAYGMNDGPLPKAHGYPLRVIVPSWAGSASVKWVARIEALAAPLKGPYMDESYRIPRHPVEPGGRMPPDAASTEGWPVKSIITHPAPNAKYAAGKPVLVAGKAWAGENDVARVELSFDEGRTWQRAELNPAGDKYAWRTFSYAYTPRTPGYLTVLARATDDAGRTQPLASAWNPLGYFWNGWHRVGFIVGA; encoded by the coding sequence ATGCGCCGCGCGCCTGACAATCCGTCACGGCGCGAAGCGATAGCCGCGCTCGGCGCGCTCGGCATTGCCGGCGCGTTGCCGAAAATCGCATTCGCCCAGGAGGCGAAACCGCCTGCCGATCCCGCCGGCACCATCCCGAACGCCAAGGTGATGGCGGAGAAAGATCCGGCGATGCGCATGCATTCCGAGCGTCCGCTGACGGCGAGCGTCACCGCCGAATATCTCAACGACGACGTGACGCCCACCCCACGTCACTTCGTCCGCAACAATCTCTACACCCCCGATTTCGACGAAGCCAAACACACCGTCGAGATCGCCGGCCTCGTCGACAAGCCGCTCAGGCTGACGGTCGCCGAGCTTCGCAGCGGCTTCCCGCAAGTCTCGACGCAGGCGATGCTCGAGTGCGCCGGCTCGGGACGCACCGGCTTCAATCCGCTGCCGCGCGGCACCCCGTGGCCGGCGAGCGGCGGCATGAGCTGCTCGCGCTGGACCGGCGTGCGTCTGGCGGACGTGTTGCGGGCCGCGGGCGTGCAGCCCGGCGCGGTGCACATCGCCTTCACCGGCGCCGACTTCGGCGCGCTGCCGACGATTCCGAAAGTCGCGCGCAGCATCCCGCTCGGCAAGGCGCTCGAGCGCCACACGCTGCTCGCGTACGGCATGAACGACGGGCCTCTGCCCAAGGCGCACGGTTATCCGCTGCGCGTCATCGTGCCGTCGTGGGCCGGATCGGCTTCCGTGAAGTGGGTGGCGCGGATCGAGGCGCTGGCGGCGCCGCTCAAAGGCCCGTACATGGACGAGAGCTATCGTATCCCGCGCCATCCGGTCGAGCCCGGCGGACGCATGCCGCCCGATGCCGCGAGCACCGAAGGATGGCCCGTGAAGTCGATCATCACGCATCCCGCGCCCAACGCGAAGTACGCGGCGGGCAAACCGGTGCTCGTCGCGGGCAAGGCGTGGGCGGGCGAGAACGACGTCGCGCGGGTCGAGCTCTCGTTCGACGAAGGCCGCACCTGGCAGCGCGCCGAGCTCAACCCGGCCGGCGACAAGTACGCGTGGCGCACGTTCAGCTACGCGTACACGCCGCGCACGCCGGGATACCTCACCGTGCTCGCGCGCGCCACCGACGACGCCGGGCGCACCCAGCCGCTGGCCTCCGCATGGAATCCGCTCGGCTACTTCTGGAACGGCTGGCACCGCGTCGGATTCATCGTCGGCGCGTGA